The region TATCTTCGTCCCACTCGAAAAGAGGGAAGTCCGTAACCCACAGAAGCGCCGGCTTGGCTTCTGGCGTAATCAGGCTTAGCCTGCGTGCCATCTCAAGCCTTAAGTAGCCCATTACGGTCAGAGCTTTCAGGCGTGGGCCTGAAATTATGAATATCAAATCTCCTGCCTCAGCACCCATCTTCTTAATAATTGCCTTCTGTTCTTCTTCGGTTAAGAATTTAACAGTGGGAGATTCCAGGCCGTCTTCTTTTACCCTCATCCATATGAGGCCGCTGGCACCAAGCTTCTTTACAAAATCTGTCAGAACGTCAAGCTGGTTTCTTGTATAATCTCCGCATCCTTTTGCAAGAAGTGAAGTTACGATGCCGCCTTTTTCTATTGCATCCTGGTAGACGCGGAAAGTTGAATTCTTAAGCTCTTCATTTAATGTAATCATCTCAAGACCGAATCTAAGGTCGGGCTTGTCGCTGCCGTACTTTTCCATGGCCTGGTCAAATGTCAGTCTTGGAATGGGGAGCGTGAGGTCGTAGTCTTTAATTTCCTTAAAGAACCGCTGCATCAGGCCTTCGACGATACCGAAAACGTCTTCCTGGTCCACAAAAGACATCTCAACGTCTATCTGCGTAAACTCGGGTTGTCTGTCGGCTCTTAAATCCTCGTCGCGGAAGCACTTTACAACCTGGAAGTAGCGGTCCATGCCTGAAACCATCAGTATCTGCTTATACTGCTGCGGCGACTGCGGCAGGGCGTAGAATTTTCCCTTATGGACGCGGCTCGGCACCAGATAATCTCTTGCGCCCTCAGGAGTGCTTTTCATTAAGACCGGAGTTTCAATTTCAACAAAGCTGTTCTCGTCAAAATACTTCCTTGTAATCTGGTACATCTTGTGGCGCAGAAGCAGGTTCTTCTGCATAGAAGGGCGTCTTAAGTCCAGATAGCGGTACTTTAAGCGCAGGTCCTCATTTGTATCCACATTATCTGTCAAAGGGAATGGCGGCGTTTTAGCCTGGTTGAGTATAATGAGCTTATCCGCCATTACATCTATAAGTCCTGTAGAAAGCTGCGGGTTTTCAGTGCCCTCGGGGCGGCGTCTTACCTTGCCTACTACGGAAATTACATACTCTCCTCTTAAGTCTTTTGCAAGCTCGTGAGTTTCTGAATTATAATGAGGCTCAAAGACCACCTGCGTAATGCCGTAACGGTCGCGCAGGTCAATGAATATTACTCCTCCAAGATCACGCCTGGTATCTACCCAGCCGTTCAGGACGACTTCCTCTCCAATGTTTTGCTCTCTCAGCTCTCCGCAGGTATGTGTTCGTGTCTTAAATTGCATCGGTTCTTACTTACTCCAAAAAAAATTATAGTATAATGCGAAGATAATAAAAACTTCTTTTAATTTCGAATCAGCCCCAATAAATGTTAAATTTTAAGTTTTAAGTTTTAAGTTGAATTCTATACCTCCGCCTTTCCCTTTACCTTTGCATGGATTTTTAATATGTTCGCAGGAATAAGAATTTGCTCCGAGTAATTAAACAAAGGATCCAATGGCGCCTTTTGAACCCAAGATCATCAGGAATATAAAAATATCCTGGAAGCTGAGGCTTACGGCTTTGGGCTTTCTTCTGCCCCTCGTAATACTGCTTTACCAGCTCATCTCAGAAAAGAATATATCGATAGATTTTGCGGACAGAGAATTAAGGGGAACAGTCTATCTCCAGCCCTTAAGTGAACTCTACAGGT is a window of Ignavibacteria bacterium DNA encoding:
- the aspS gene encoding aspartate--tRNA ligase, with protein sequence MQFKTRTHTCGELREQNIGEEVVLNGWVDTRRDLGGVIFIDLRDRYGITQVVFEPHYNSETHELAKDLRGEYVISVVGKVRRRPEGTENPQLSTGLIDVMADKLIILNQAKTPPFPLTDNVDTNEDLRLKYRYLDLRRPSMQKNLLLRHKMYQITRKYFDENSFVEIETPVLMKSTPEGARDYLVPSRVHKGKFYALPQSPQQYKQILMVSGMDRYFQVVKCFRDEDLRADRQPEFTQIDVEMSFVDQEDVFGIVEGLMQRFFKEIKDYDLTLPIPRLTFDQAMEKYGSDKPDLRFGLEMITLNEELKNSTFRVYQDAIEKGGIVTSLLAKGCGDYTRNQLDVLTDFVKKLGASGLIWMRVKEDGLESPTVKFLTEEEQKAIIKKMGAEAGDLIFIISGPRLKALTVMGYLRLEMARRLSLITPEAKPALLWVTDFPLFEWDEDTKRFYAMHHPFTSPRLEDVEYMLTDPARVKARAYDLVLNGSEIAGGSIRIHDANLQSLMFKALGISDEEAEMKFGFLMNAFKYGAPPHGGIAFGFDRMAMIFAGAPSIREVIAFPKTASAVSLMDEAPSTVADDQLKELHIKVR